One window of Salegentibacter sp. Hel_I_6 genomic DNA carries:
- a CDS encoding DUF2795 domain-containing protein — translation MYWTLELASYLSDAPWPATKDELIDYAIRTGAPLEVVENLQAIEDEGDSYDSIEEIWPDYPTDDDYLWNEDEY, via the coding sequence ATGTATTGGACTTTAGAATTAGCATCTTATTTAAGTGATGCACCCTGGCCAGCAACTAAAGACGAGTTAATTGACTATGCGATTAGAACAGGTGCTCCGCTAGAAGTAGTAGAGAACCTACAGGCAATTGAAGATGAAGGAGACTCGTATGATTCTATTGAGGAGATTTGGCCCGATTATCCCACTGATGATGATTATCTTTGGAATGAAGATGAATATTAA
- a CDS encoding phosphatase PAP2 family protein, whose amino-acid sequence MDQLIELDHKLFIWLNNLGNENWDWLWLLITDKWTAIPLYALLLFLIFKKFGWRASLVTVVFITLLITATDQLGNVFKDAFERLRPCRQEGIMEYIRFVAVRCGSYGFFSAHASNSMGVAIFLGLLFRKVFPKMIIWLVGWALLVAYSRVYLGVHYPGDIIVGMLIGALLGFIFYKLHEWTQNKIFPKT is encoded by the coding sequence ATGGACCAACTAATTGAATTAGACCATAAATTATTTATTTGGCTCAATAATCTCGGTAACGAAAATTGGGACTGGCTATGGCTGTTAATCACCGATAAGTGGACTGCGATCCCATTATATGCTTTACTTCTATTCCTCATTTTTAAGAAATTTGGATGGAGAGCAAGCCTGGTAACGGTGGTCTTTATTACACTATTAATTACTGCTACAGATCAGCTTGGGAATGTTTTCAAAGATGCTTTTGAGCGCTTAAGACCTTGCCGGCAGGAAGGAATTATGGAATATATTCGCTTTGTAGCGGTAAGATGTGGATCTTATGGATTCTTTTCAGCACACGCTTCAAACTCTATGGGGGTAGCTATTTTTCTTGGCTTATTATTTAGAAAAGTATTTCCAAAAATGATTATATGGCTTGTTGGATGGGCTCTGCTAGTAGCCTACAGCCGTGTTTATTTGGGTGTACATTATCCCGGAGATATTATTGTAGGAATGCTTATTGGTGCCCTATTAGGTTTTATTTTCTACAAACTTCACGAATGGACTCAAAACAAAATTTTCCCGAAAACTTAA
- a CDS encoding peptidoglycan DD-metalloendopeptidase family protein has protein sequence METTNFSEFLSQLTSGFTQVLDVNLREEDYIVIDLSEDNVALGKVDVSSSRAFSNYIAEYLNAFGKKVAFGGYSEVRKLYKRSDLFTTSEDEDSNRNIHLGLDFWADAYTDVLAVLDGKIHSFNDNTNFGDYGPTIILEHEFEEKKFYSLYGHLSRASLKKLTPGTTVKKGEKIAQLGTPEENGDYAPHLHFQIIEELKEKIGDFPGVTSRRDLDFYLQNCPNPNYLLKLRNS, from the coding sequence ATGGAAACCACCAATTTTTCTGAATTTCTTTCGCAATTAACTTCTGGATTTACCCAGGTTTTAGACGTAAACTTAAGAGAAGAAGATTATATTGTTATAGATTTATCTGAAGATAATGTAGCGCTTGGGAAAGTAGATGTGTCTTCTTCCCGGGCTTTTTCTAATTATATAGCTGAATATTTAAATGCCTTCGGGAAAAAAGTTGCTTTTGGTGGGTATTCTGAAGTTCGGAAACTATATAAAAGAAGCGATCTTTTTACAACTTCAGAAGATGAGGATAGCAATAGAAATATTCATTTAGGTCTAGATTTTTGGGCTGATGCCTATACCGATGTTTTAGCGGTTTTAGATGGGAAAATTCATAGTTTTAATGATAACACCAATTTTGGTGATTATGGACCAACCATAATTTTAGAGCATGAGTTTGAAGAAAAGAAGTTCTACTCGCTATACGGTCATTTAAGCAGAGCTTCATTAAAAAAGCTTACTCCCGGAACTACTGTGAAAAAAGGAGAAAAAATAGCCCAACTGGGAACACCTGAAGAAAACGGTGATTATGCCCCGCATTTGCATTTTCAAATCATTGAAGAACTTAAGGAGAAAATTGGTGATTTTCCCGGAGTAACTTCAAGAAGGGACCTGGATTTTTACTTGCAAAATTGCCCGAATCCCAATTATTTATTGAAACTTAGAAATTCCTAA
- a CDS encoding OmpP1/FadL family transporter, producing MKNIFLILGTFLIVGSVQSQNITDAYRYSSEELNGTARFRAMSGAFGALGGDLSAITINPASSAVFLNSFGTMTLDHSDSNKQVNYFGTTTSNENSDLNFNQAGGVLVFDTRSNSPWKKFSLGLNYQKTNNFDDAFVASGTSQTSIDQYFLNYANGVPLDLLQTREDDPLTPENEAETISDLYSYLGENQGFGAQQAFLGYQGFIIDQADDSPENTSYNSFIGSGNFNQEYRSVSTGLNGKFSFNVGTQYKDFLYLGANLNTHFLSYDRTTRFRENNNNAGSATNEVVFNNNLSTVGDGFSFQLGAIAKVSDRFRVGASYHSPTWFNITEEATQYLETNNNANERVVVNPNVLNVYPDYNLKTPGKLTGSLAVLFGTKGLISFDYSYKDFSATEFRPNNDPEFEFQNELISNELQAVSTFRLGGEYRINNWSLRGGYRYEQSPYANESTVGDLTGYSGGIGYDFGSMKLDLAYTNASFQENPRLYETGLTNTANIDRDLSNIILSLSFGL from the coding sequence ATGAAGAATATTTTTTTAATTCTGGGCACCTTTTTAATAGTAGGAAGCGTCCAATCCCAAAACATTACCGACGCATATCGTTATAGTTCTGAAGAATTAAATGGAACCGCCAGATTTAGAGCTATGAGTGGTGCATTTGGTGCATTAGGTGGAGATTTATCTGCTATTACCATAAACCCTGCTAGTTCTGCGGTTTTTCTAAATTCTTTTGGAACCATGACCTTAGACCATAGCGATAGCAACAAACAGGTTAACTATTTTGGAACAACAACTTCTAACGAAAACTCCGATTTAAATTTTAATCAGGCAGGCGGCGTACTTGTTTTTGACACCCGAAGTAATAGCCCCTGGAAAAAATTCAGTTTAGGTTTAAATTATCAAAAAACCAATAATTTTGATGATGCTTTCGTAGCTTCAGGTACCAGTCAAACTTCAATAGATCAATATTTTTTAAATTATGCAAACGGCGTTCCGCTAGACCTACTTCAAACCAGGGAAGATGATCCCCTAACCCCAGAAAATGAAGCCGAAACTATTTCTGATCTTTATTCCTATTTAGGCGAAAACCAAGGTTTTGGCGCGCAGCAAGCATTTTTAGGGTATCAAGGATTTATTATAGATCAGGCAGATGATTCTCCAGAGAATACTTCATATAATTCTTTTATAGGTTCCGGTAATTTTAATCAGGAATACCGTTCTGTTTCTACGGGTTTAAATGGAAAATTCTCTTTTAATGTTGGTACTCAATATAAAGACTTTCTTTATCTGGGTGCTAACCTAAATACTCATTTCCTAAGTTATGACCGCACCACCAGGTTTAGAGAAAATAACAACAACGCAGGAAGTGCAACTAATGAAGTGGTATTTAATAACAACCTTAGTACTGTAGGTGATGGATTTTCCTTTCAACTTGGAGCAATAGCAAAGGTTAGTGATAGGTTTAGGGTTGGAGCTTCTTACCACTCTCCTACCTGGTTCAACATCACCGAGGAAGCTACGCAATATCTTGAAACTAATAATAATGCCAATGAGCGTGTAGTCGTGAATCCGAATGTATTAAATGTATATCCAGATTATAATTTAAAAACACCCGGAAAACTTACCGGAAGTCTTGCTGTACTTTTTGGAACCAAAGGACTTATTAGCTTTGATTACTCTTATAAAGATTTTTCGGCTACTGAGTTTAGACCTAATAATGATCCTGAATTCGAATTTCAGAACGAACTCATTTCAAACGAACTCCAGGCAGTCTCTACTTTTAGATTGGGCGGGGAATACAGAATTAATAATTGGAGTTTAAGAGGTGGCTATCGCTATGAACAAAGTCCCTATGCCAATGAGTCTACAGTTGGCGATCTAACTGGATATTCTGGAGGTATTGGTTATGATTTTGGAAGCATGAAACTAGACCTTGCCTATACCAATGCCAGTTTCCAGGAAAATCCAAGACTTTATGAAACCGGCTTAACAAACACAGCAAATATTGATAGAGATCTTTCCAACATAATTCTATCCCTAAGTTTCGGTTTATAA
- a CDS encoding DUF4199 domain-containing protein: MKNYEIEIKWGVIFFAASLLWMYFEKLMGWHDVLIAKHPIYSNFFGLIAIAIYLFAIHDKRKIFFRGKMSWKQGFISGVILSIVIALLSPIGTLITHYLITPEFFENAIENTVARNAMSRQDAEAYYSLNSYIVQSIAGALMMGVVTSAIVALILKRK, from the coding sequence ATGAAAAATTACGAGATAGAAATAAAATGGGGCGTTATTTTCTTCGCTGCATCTTTACTTTGGATGTATTTTGAAAAATTAATGGGCTGGCACGATGTGCTAATTGCCAAACATCCTATCTACTCAAACTTTTTCGGCTTAATTGCAATCGCGATTTACTTATTTGCTATTCACGATAAAAGAAAAATTTTTTTCCGCGGAAAAATGAGCTGGAAACAGGGTTTTATTTCCGGAGTTATTTTAAGCATTGTGATTGCGCTGCTTTCCCCTATTGGCACACTAATCACTCATTACCTGATTACCCCCGAATTTTTTGAAAATGCCATAGAAAATACCGTAGCCAGAAATGCTATGAGCCGCCAGGATGCTGAAGCTTACTATAGCTTAAATTCATACATAGTGCAATCTATTGCAGGAGCTTTAATGATGGGCGTGGTCACCTCAGCAATTGTTGCGCTTATTTTAAAAAGGAAATAA
- a CDS encoding RNA polymerase sigma factor, with product MIQHQLIEACKNNDRRAQLKLYNQYCQGMHYVALRFLKDPFEAEDAMQEAFIKAFAKLQQFTGEVTFGAWLKRIVINKCIDKLKSKKLELVAINEQILSPAEEDDNWQVVDGIGMEEIKRSIEKLPEKYKYPLMLFLMEGYDHEEISEILNVSPVASRTLVHRGKKKLQEELKTIKNGTGY from the coding sequence ATGATACAGCATCAATTAATAGAAGCCTGTAAAAATAATGACCGGCGGGCCCAGCTGAAGCTCTATAATCAATATTGCCAGGGAATGCATTATGTGGCTTTACGTTTTCTAAAAGATCCTTTTGAAGCCGAGGATGCAATGCAAGAGGCTTTTATAAAGGCCTTTGCGAAATTGCAGCAATTTACAGGTGAAGTGACTTTTGGAGCATGGCTTAAAAGAATTGTGATCAATAAATGTATTGATAAACTGAAATCTAAAAAATTAGAACTCGTTGCGATTAACGAACAAATTTTAAGCCCTGCGGAAGAAGACGATAACTGGCAGGTAGTTGACGGGATAGGAATGGAAGAAATAAAAAGAAGTATAGAGAAACTTCCAGAAAAATATAAATACCCGCTAATGTTATTTTTGATGGAGGGTTATGACCACGAAGAAATATCAGAAATTTTGAATGTAAGTCCGGTAGCCTCGCGGACGCTGGTACACAGAGGGAAGAAAAAATTGCAAGAAGAATTAAAGACGATAAAAAATGGCACAGGATATTAG
- a CDS encoding organic hydroperoxide resistance protein produces MKNLYKTTVTTKGARKGHAKSDDGILDVKLSMPKSMGGEGGDFTNPEQLFGAGYSACFGGALQQVAKKHDIELGEDMSVSAVVKLGLNEEENLQLSVTLDCFLPGVDVETGEKIVNEAHEVCPYSRATRDNIDVTLNLLVDED; encoded by the coding sequence ATGAAAAATTTGTATAAAACAACGGTAACAACAAAAGGAGCAAGAAAAGGCCACGCCAAAAGTGACGATGGAATACTGGATGTGAAATTAAGTATGCCTAAATCTATGGGCGGTGAAGGCGGAGACTTCACAAACCCAGAGCAATTATTTGGAGCAGGTTATTCTGCTTGTTTTGGAGGCGCTTTACAGCAAGTAGCTAAAAAACATGATATCGAGTTAGGAGAAGATATGAGTGTTAGTGCAGTAGTGAAATTAGGTTTGAACGAGGAGGAAAATCTACAGCTTTCTGTGACTTTAGATTGCTTTTTACCAGGTGTAGATGTTGAAACCGGAGAGAAAATAGTAAATGAAGCTCACGAAGTTTGTCCTTACTCTAGAGCTACACGAGATAATATAGACGTAACGCTAAACCTTTTAGTTGACGAAGATTAA
- the meaB gene encoding methylmalonyl Co-A mutase-associated GTPase MeaB — translation MNKKKHQSALSESGSKPASGNVNPNSAQKIRASRKSKFSEEDLLQQLLDGNKTALGRAITLVESNQFSHREKAQQLLEGALPYSQKSIRIGITGVPGVGKSTFIESFGSYLIKQGKKVAVLAVDPSSSVSRGSILGDKTRMENLVTEENAFIRPSASGSSLGGVAKKTRESILLCEAAGFDVVLIETVGVGQSETTVHSMTDFFLLLKLAGAGDELQGIKRGIIEMADAIVINKADGDNIKAAREAKLEFNRALQLYPSKESGWKPKVLLSSALKQTGIDSVWELISEFQQNVKENGYFLKNRKDQNKFWLLQTINEHLKNRFYQNPIMKNELEIKLKAIENNEITAFAAADLLIEKFENLD, via the coding sequence TTGAACAAGAAGAAACATCAATCGGCATTAAGTGAATCTGGTAGTAAGCCAGCATCGGGGAATGTAAACCCTAATTCAGCTCAAAAAATAAGGGCTTCCAGAAAAAGTAAATTTTCAGAAGAGGATTTGCTTCAGCAATTATTAGATGGAAATAAAACCGCTTTAGGCCGTGCAATTACTTTGGTAGAAAGCAATCAATTTTCTCACAGGGAAAAAGCGCAGCAGCTTTTGGAAGGTGCCCTACCCTATTCTCAAAAATCTATCAGGATTGGAATTACAGGGGTACCCGGCGTGGGCAAAAGTACTTTTATTGAAAGTTTTGGCTCTTATTTAATAAAGCAAGGAAAAAAGGTAGCCGTTTTAGCAGTAGACCCCAGTAGTAGTGTTTCTCGTGGAAGTATCTTAGGGGACAAAACAAGGATGGAAAACCTGGTCACCGAAGAAAATGCTTTTATTAGACCATCGGCATCTGGATCGTCTCTGGGGGGCGTGGCGAAAAAAACCCGGGAAAGTATTTTACTGTGTGAAGCCGCAGGTTTTGATGTAGTACTTATTGAAACAGTGGGTGTTGGACAAAGTGAAACCACGGTGCATAGTATGACCGATTTCTTTTTATTGTTGAAATTGGCAGGAGCCGGAGACGAATTGCAAGGCATAAAACGCGGAATTATAGAAATGGCAGATGCCATTGTGATCAATAAAGCCGATGGGGATAATATTAAAGCAGCGCGAGAGGCTAAACTTGAATTTAACCGGGCGCTTCAGCTTTATCCTTCAAAAGAAAGCGGTTGGAAACCTAAAGTATTGCTTAGTAGCGCCTTAAAACAAACAGGAATAGATAGTGTTTGGGAACTTATTTCTGAATTTCAGCAAAATGTAAAAGAAAATGGATATTTCCTAAAAAATAGAAAAGACCAAAATAAATTCTGGCTTTTGCAAACTATAAACGAGCATCTCAAAAACCGATTTTATCAAAATCCTATAATGAAAAATGAACTTGAAATTAAGCTAAAAGCAATAGAGAACAATGAAATTACTGCGTTTGCTGCAGCAGATCTTCTTATTGAAAAGTTTGAAAATCTGGATTAA
- the secA gene encoding preprotein translocase subunit SecA yields MSFLNSVLKVFVGDKSKKDVKEIQPIVEKIKALEAEFEALSIDELRAKTASFKAKIKEALKDINKQIEDLEAEADASDDITRKEDIYAEIDALKAKSYEISEGVLNDILPEAFATVKETAKRFFHNEQLKVTATEFDREISAEKDYVNLDGDHAIWNNSWDAAGKPVTWDMIHYEVQLIGGVAMHQGKIAEMQTGEGKTLVATLPMYLNALTGNGVHLVTVNDYLAKRDSAWMAPLFEFHGLSVDCIDYHRPNSASRRKAYNADITYGTNNEFGFDYLRDNMSHAPNDLVQRPHNFAIVDEVDSVLIDDARTPLIISGPIPKGDVHEFNELKPAISNIVELQRKHLTKVLAEAKKLIKEGNTKDGAFLLLRVYRGLPKNKALIKFLSEDGIKQLLQKTENHYMQDNNREMPKVDADLYFTIEEKSNQIDLTDKGIELLSADGDSDFFVMPEMGMEIAKIEKEGLPKEEEAEKKEELFRDYSVKSERIHTLRQLLKAYTLFEKDDEYVVIDNKVKIVDEQTGRIMDGRRYSDGLHQAIEAKENVKIEDATQTFATVTLQNYFRMYGKLSGMTGTAVTEAGELWEIYKLDVVEIPTNRPIARDDKDDLVYKTKREKYNAVIEHVTDLSNAGRPVLIGTTSVEISELLSRMLKLRNVPHNVLNAKLHKREADIVAEAGKSGIVTIATNMAGRGTDIKLSKEVKEAGGLAIVGTERHDSRRVDRQLRGRAGRQGDPGSSQFYVSLEDNLMRLFGSERIAKLMDKMGLEEGEVIQHSMISKSIERAQKKVEENNFGIRKRLLEYDDVMNAQREVIYKRRYHALFGDRLKVDIANMIFDTSEAITENNKLAQDYKNFEFELIRYFSMSAPVSEEDFEKMGVQKIAGIVYKEAYQHYQDKMKHSASRAFPVIKQVYEDESNNFERISVPFSDGQKTLQVVTNLEKAYETEGVQLVKDFEKNISLAIIDDAWKTHLRKMDELKQSVQLAVHEQKDPLLIYKFEAFELFKAMLDQVNRDVISFLFKGEIPEGNMSNIHEARQRKKEKVETQKEEIPNIDERAAQSRAAGNTQQQRRPQVTETITRDQPKIGRNDKVTLKNVMSGENKTMKYKQAIPLIEKGDWVVVNQ; encoded by the coding sequence ATGAGTTTTTTAAATTCTGTATTAAAAGTATTTGTTGGCGATAAATCAAAAAAAGACGTCAAGGAAATACAACCCATAGTTGAAAAGATCAAGGCGCTGGAAGCTGAGTTTGAAGCCCTTTCTATAGACGAACTAAGGGCGAAAACCGCTAGCTTTAAAGCGAAGATTAAGGAAGCTTTAAAAGATATAAATAAACAAATTGAAGATTTGGAAGCTGAGGCCGATGCCAGCGATGATATTACCAGAAAAGAAGATATCTATGCTGAAATTGATGCCCTTAAAGCGAAATCCTACGAAATTTCTGAAGGGGTTTTAAACGATATTCTGCCGGAAGCTTTTGCGACAGTAAAAGAAACCGCTAAACGCTTCTTCCATAACGAACAATTAAAGGTTACTGCAACAGAATTTGATCGCGAGATTTCCGCAGAAAAAGACTATGTTAATCTTGATGGAGATCACGCTATTTGGAACAACTCCTGGGATGCTGCCGGAAAACCGGTTACCTGGGATATGATTCATTATGAAGTTCAGTTAATTGGTGGGGTGGCAATGCACCAGGGTAAAATTGCAGAGATGCAAACTGGTGAAGGTAAAACACTTGTTGCAACCCTACCCATGTATCTTAATGCATTAACTGGCAACGGCGTGCACCTGGTAACGGTAAACGATTACCTGGCGAAAAGGGATAGCGCCTGGATGGCACCTCTTTTTGAATTCCACGGCTTGAGTGTAGATTGTATAGATTACCACAGGCCAAATTCAGCCTCTCGAAGAAAAGCCTACAATGCCGATATCACCTACGGAACTAACAACGAATTCGGTTTCGATTATTTGCGTGATAATATGTCTCACGCGCCTAACGATCTGGTACAACGTCCACATAACTTCGCCATTGTAGATGAGGTAGATTCAGTTCTAATTGATGATGCCCGTACACCGCTTATTATTTCAGGTCCAATTCCAAAAGGAGATGTGCACGAATTTAATGAGTTAAAACCTGCAATTTCTAATATTGTAGAATTACAACGTAAACACCTTACCAAGGTTCTTGCTGAAGCTAAAAAACTTATCAAGGAAGGAAACACCAAAGACGGTGCTTTCTTATTGCTTAGGGTTTATAGAGGGTTACCTAAAAACAAAGCACTTATTAAATTTTTAAGTGAAGATGGAATAAAACAATTACTGCAAAAGACCGAAAATCATTATATGCAGGATAATAACCGCGAAATGCCAAAAGTAGACGCGGACCTTTATTTCACAATTGAAGAAAAAAGCAATCAAATAGATCTTACCGATAAAGGTATTGAACTCCTTTCAGCCGACGGGGATTCAGATTTCTTTGTAATGCCTGAAATGGGTATGGAAATCGCCAAAATTGAAAAAGAAGGACTTCCCAAGGAAGAAGAAGCCGAGAAAAAAGAAGAACTTTTTAGAGATTACAGCGTAAAAAGTGAACGTATTCATACTTTACGCCAATTACTTAAGGCCTACACCCTATTCGAAAAAGACGACGAATATGTGGTAATAGATAATAAAGTTAAGATCGTAGACGAGCAAACCGGCCGTATTATGGATGGTCGTCGTTATAGTGATGGTTTACATCAAGCGATTGAAGCCAAGGAAAATGTAAAAATTGAGGATGCCACGCAAACCTTCGCTACCGTAACTCTTCAGAATTACTTTAGAATGTATGGCAAGTTATCTGGTATGACGGGTACAGCGGTTACTGAAGCAGGTGAATTATGGGAGATCTATAAATTAGATGTAGTGGAAATTCCTACTAACCGCCCTATCGCCAGAGACGATAAAGACGATTTGGTTTACAAAACCAAACGTGAAAAATATAACGCGGTTATAGAACACGTTACCGATCTTTCTAATGCTGGAAGGCCTGTGCTTATTGGTACAACTTCCGTAGAAATTTCAGAATTACTTTCCAGAATGCTGAAATTAAGGAATGTGCCGCATAACGTACTTAACGCGAAACTACACAAACGGGAGGCCGATATTGTTGCTGAAGCCGGTAAATCGGGTATTGTAACTATCGCCACGAACATGGCAGGCCGTGGTACCGATATTAAACTGAGTAAAGAAGTAAAAGAAGCCGGTGGTTTGGCCATTGTTGGTACAGAACGTCATGATTCACGTCGTGTTGACCGCCAGCTAAGAGGTCGTGCCGGCCGACAGGGAGATCCGGGAAGTTCACAGTTCTATGTTTCCCTTGAAGACAACCTAATGCGTTTATTCGGATCTGAAAGGATCGCGAAATTAATGGATAAAATGGGGCTGGAAGAAGGTGAAGTAATTCAGCATTCTATGATCTCGAAATCTATTGAACGTGCACAGAAAAAAGTAGAGGAAAATAACTTCGGAATTAGAAAGCGTTTGCTGGAATATGATGATGTGATGAACGCCCAAAGGGAAGTGATTTACAAACGCCGTTATCACGCATTGTTTGGCGATAGGCTTAAGGTTGATATCGCTAATATGATTTTTGATACTTCTGAAGCGATTACCGAAAACAATAAGCTTGCCCAGGATTACAAGAACTTTGAATTTGAACTGATTAGGTATTTCTCTATGAGTGCCCCGGTTTCAGAAGAAGATTTCGAGAAAATGGGCGTACAGAAAATCGCCGGAATTGTTTATAAAGAAGCCTACCAACATTACCAGGATAAAATGAAGCATAGTGCTTCCAGAGCATTCCCGGTAATCAAGCAGGTTTATGAAGATGAAAGCAACAATTTTGAAAGAATTTCGGTTCCATTTTCAGATGGCCAAAAAACCCTTCAGGTAGTTACTAATCTTGAAAAAGCTTACGAAACCGAAGGGGTTCAATTGGTTAAAGATTTCGAGAAAAATATAAGTCTCGCTATTATAGATGATGCCTGGAAAACTCACCTTCGCAAGATGGATGAGCTAAAACAGAGCGTTCAGTTGGCCGTTCACGAGCAGAAAGATCCTTTATTGATCTATAAATTTGAAGCTTTTGAATTGTTTAAAGCAATGTTAGATCAGGTAAATCGAGATGTAATTTCATTCCTTTTCAAAGGAGAAATTCCGGAAGGAAACATGTCTAACATTCACGAAGCAAGACAGCGTAAAAAAGAAAAAGTAGAAACCCAGAAGGAAGAAATTCCTAATATAGACGAAAGAGCTGCACAAAGCAGAGCTGCCGGAAATACCCAGCAGCAACGCCGTCCACAGGTTACCGAAACCATTACACGGGACCAACCAAAGATTGGCCGTAATGATAAGGTTACGCTTAAAAATGTAATGAGCGGTGAAAATAAAACTATGAAGTATAAACAAGCTATCCCACTTATAGAAAAAGGAGATTGGGTTGTTGTAAATCAATAG
- a CDS encoding DUF2911 domain-containing protein has product MKKPAKTFLKIGGIIIVVAAVIVFITRYSTKAHSPEDITSFTHDDLKMEVFYNRPYKKERVIFGNLVPYNEVWRTGANEATTFETNKDIMVDGSLLKAGKYTLWTVPMENSWKVIFNEQMYPWGINLDEEAYRDPQFDALVLEVPTKDLAKTMEQFTINFQTENEFIYLNLAWDETLVSVPLKPEKA; this is encoded by the coding sequence ATGAAGAAACCGGCTAAAACGTTTTTAAAAATTGGTGGTATTATTATCGTAGTGGCTGCTGTTATTGTATTTATAACACGATACAGCACTAAAGCGCATAGCCCTGAAGATATTACTAGCTTCACACATGACGACTTAAAAATGGAAGTTTTTTATAACCGACCTTATAAAAAAGAAAGGGTTATTTTCGGAAACCTGGTGCCCTATAATGAAGTATGGAGAACAGGCGCTAATGAGGCCACTACTTTTGAAACTAATAAAGATATCATGGTAGATGGCTCACTTTTGAAAGCGGGAAAATATACCTTATGGACTGTTCCCATGGAAAATTCCTGGAAAGTGATTTTTAACGAGCAAATGTATCCCTGGGGGATTAATTTAGATGAGGAAGCTTATAGGGATCCACAATTTGATGCCCTGGTATTAGAAGTACCTACTAAAGATTTAGCCAAAACCATGGAACAATTCACCATCAATTTTCAAACTGAAAATGAATTTATTTATTTAAACCTAGCCTGGGATGAAACTCTCGTAAGCGTTCCTTTAAAACCGGAAAAGGCATAA
- a CDS encoding cob(I)yrinic acid a,c-diamide adenosyltransferase, which yields MKIYTKTGDKGTTALFGGTRVPKHHIRIESYGTVDELNSHIGLIRDQDTGEHTKKILSRIQDRLFTIGSTLATDPEKQKLKSGKDRLTIPKISAEDIELLEKEMDTMNEELPEMTHFVLPGGHQSVSFCHIARCVCRRAERLATALYEIEAFDEAVLKYLNRLSDYLFVLARMLSRRLKAEEVKWIPEKS from the coding sequence ATGAAGATTTATACCAAAACCGGTGACAAGGGTACCACTGCTCTTTTTGGGGGCACCAGAGTTCCCAAACATCATATTCGTATTGAAAGTTACGGCACTGTAGATGAACTCAACTCCCATATTGGCCTTATTCGCGATCAGGATACAGGAGAACACACCAAAAAAATATTAAGCAGAATTCAGGATAGGCTTTTCACTATTGGCTCAACCCTGGCTACAGATCCTGAAAAGCAAAAATTGAAGAGTGGTAAAGACCGACTAACTATTCCGAAAATTTCAGCTGAAGATATTGAACTTCTGGAAAAGGAGATGGATACAATGAATGAAGAACTTCCTGAAATGACCCATTTTGTGCTTCCCGGAGGCCACCAAAGCGTGTCATTCTGTCACATAGCCCGTTGTGTTTGCCGCCGTGCAGAGCGACTTGCCACCGCGTTGTACGAAATCGAAGCTTTTGACGAAGCCGTTTTGAAATACCTTAATAGACTTTCTGACTACCTATTTGTACTGGCACGGATGTTGTCTAGAAGATTAAAGGCCGAAGAGGTAAAGTGGATTCCTGAAAAATCTTAA